From Bordetella flabilis, the proteins below share one genomic window:
- a CDS encoding SDR family NAD(P)-dependent oxidoreductase has product MSEAGSPAMAGRVAIVTGAARNIGRAIAIGLAREGANVVVNAHSAADEAAQTAALVARSGGQALVHLADVSNPAGAQGLVDAAVARFGRIDILVNNAAVRRESRFDDLDWRQWREVTGVILDGAYLCAHAATPWLRRSPAGAIVNMGGMSAHGGSAGRAHVIAAKMGLVGLTRALAHDLSDSGVTVNCVVPGLIDTARGRSAQGTPAHHASHRTLLGRRGASEEVADLVVFLCGPKARYLTGQTLHANGGAYLG; this is encoded by the coding sequence ATGAGTGAAGCAGGAAGCCCGGCCATGGCCGGACGTGTCGCGATCGTGACGGGCGCCGCCCGCAACATCGGCCGGGCGATCGCGATCGGGCTCGCCCGCGAGGGGGCGAACGTGGTGGTGAACGCGCACAGCGCCGCCGATGAGGCGGCCCAGACGGCCGCCTTGGTCGCACGGTCCGGCGGACAGGCCCTGGTGCATCTTGCCGACGTGTCGAACCCCGCCGGCGCGCAAGGGCTGGTCGATGCGGCCGTGGCGCGCTTCGGCCGCATCGATATCCTGGTGAACAATGCCGCCGTGCGCCGCGAGTCGCGCTTCGACGACCTGGACTGGCGGCAGTGGCGCGAAGTCACGGGAGTCATCCTGGACGGCGCCTATCTGTGCGCGCATGCGGCCACGCCCTGGTTGCGGCGCTCGCCGGCTGGCGCGATCGTCAATATGGGCGGCATGTCGGCCCATGGGGGCTCCGCGGGCCGCGCGCATGTGATCGCCGCGAAGATGGGCCTGGTCGGCCTGACGCGCGCGCTGGCCCACGACCTGAGCGACAGCGGCGTCACCGTCAACTGCGTGGTGCCGGGCCTGATCGACACGGCCCGCGGACGTTCCGCGCAGGGGACGCCGGCGCATCACGCCAGCCATCGCACCCTGCTGGGACGCCGGGGCGCGTCGGAGGAAGTCGCCGACCTGGTGGTTTTCCTGTGCGGGCCCAAGGCCCGGTACCTGACCGGACAGACGCTGCACGCCAATGGCGGGGCTTATCTCGGCTAG
- a CDS encoding Bug family tripartite tricarboxylate transporter substrate binding protein, with protein MKTMGTSARRLAHAALALSLCMGVRAVLAQGDYPDHKVRVIAPQGAGGGVDVVGRLLAEALSKRLGQSFYIENQGGAGGIIGAADTARAAPDGYTLMIAYVGTHGTNPAVRKTPYDPVKSFTPIAMIGGTANMLLVSPTLGVKTLKDFIAYANRNADKMSYGTSGNGTLNHLAMEQFKHEAGFEDLPVPYKSMSEALTDVLGGRVETVFPGVAAGLPMVRAGRVIPLAVTGEQRQAVLPEVPTFKELGFPAMQALTWYGVVGPARLPPAITEKLNTTVNAILATPDFADKLRQLGIEPMPMAPPQFGDYIAREVQTWTDVARIGHIQLD; from the coding sequence ATGAAGACAATGGGTACATCCGCGCGCAGGCTGGCGCATGCGGCGCTCGCGCTGTCCTTATGCATGGGCGTGCGTGCCGTGCTTGCGCAGGGCGACTACCCCGACCACAAGGTGCGCGTGATCGCGCCGCAGGGCGCGGGCGGCGGCGTCGATGTGGTGGGCCGCCTGCTGGCCGAGGCGCTGTCCAAGCGCCTGGGGCAATCGTTCTATATCGAGAACCAGGGCGGGGCGGGCGGCATCATCGGCGCCGCGGACACCGCCCGCGCCGCGCCCGACGGCTACACGCTGATGATTGCCTATGTGGGCACACACGGCACCAACCCGGCGGTGCGCAAGACGCCCTACGACCCGGTGAAGAGCTTTACGCCGATCGCCATGATCGGCGGTACCGCCAACATGCTGCTGGTCAGCCCCACGCTGGGCGTGAAGACGCTCAAGGATTTCATCGCATACGCCAACCGGAATGCCGACAAGATGAGTTATGGCACTTCGGGCAACGGCACCCTGAATCACCTGGCGATGGAGCAGTTCAAGCATGAAGCCGGATTCGAGGACCTCCCCGTGCCGTACAAGAGCATGAGCGAAGCCCTGACCGATGTGCTGGGTGGACGCGTGGAGACGGTCTTTCCCGGCGTCGCGGCCGGCTTGCCCATGGTGCGCGCGGGCAGGGTGATCCCGCTGGCCGTCACCGGCGAGCAGCGGCAGGCGGTGCTGCCCGAGGTGCCCACCTTCAAGGAACTGGGCTTTCCCGCCATGCAGGCGCTGACCTGGTACGGCGTCGTCGGCCCCGCCAGGCTGCCGCCCGCCATCACCGAAAAACTCAATACGACCGTCAACGCCATCCTGGCGACGCCGGACTTCGCGGACAAGCTCCGGCAACTGGGCATCGAGCCCATGCCCATGGCCCCGCCGCAGTTCGGCGACTACATCGCCAGGGAGGTCCAGACCTGGACCGACGTGGCACGCATCGGCCATATCCAACTGGACTGA
- a CDS encoding MmgE/PrpD family protein translates to MSQDRNNNEASVSQRLARGIVAANPQHEAGARAAGLRMVLDIAGICIAARAQPYVHAALAAIDPDGPCTVLGHARKLGVEGAAFINGIAAHGEDFDDTYEGGPVHAGVVIVPALLAAAERHGFSGEDFLRGLAIGTEVMCRLCSVAPTKVHKAGFHPTAVFGVMGAVAGVGAALRLTEGQLVDAFGIAGSMASGIIEYLADGSWTKRMHPGWAAQSGYRAVRLAREGFKGPRTVFEGSHGLFHGFANTAAGDFDAMMAGFGATWIWPTIAFKPYACGTMCHPYIDCAREFGKLGIDPAAIAGIECEAAEGVLHRLWEPLDQKRSPPNGYAAKFSVPYAIAVAIVRGDAGLREYDDVIVEDPTILAVASKVSYVVDPHNPYPRQFTGHVRVRLVDGKVHEFRQGYFKGGVDHPLSDEDLTRKFQANCAYGGLAKDDTQGLLAHVHALFDSPAVDFAPFAR, encoded by the coding sequence ATGTCCCAAGATCGCAACAACAACGAAGCTTCCGTATCGCAGCGCCTGGCCCGCGGCATCGTCGCGGCCAACCCGCAGCATGAAGCGGGGGCGCGCGCCGCCGGCCTGCGCATGGTGCTGGATATCGCAGGCATCTGCATCGCGGCCCGCGCGCAACCGTATGTGCACGCGGCGCTCGCCGCGATAGACCCGGACGGTCCCTGCACGGTGCTCGGCCACGCGCGCAAGCTTGGCGTCGAGGGCGCCGCCTTCATCAACGGCATCGCCGCCCATGGCGAGGACTTTGACGATACCTACGAAGGGGGGCCGGTGCACGCCGGCGTCGTCATCGTGCCGGCGCTGCTGGCCGCGGCGGAGCGGCATGGCTTTTCCGGCGAGGATTTCCTGCGCGGACTGGCGATCGGCACGGAAGTCATGTGCCGGTTGTGCAGCGTGGCGCCCACCAAGGTGCACAAGGCGGGCTTTCATCCGACGGCGGTGTTCGGCGTGATGGGCGCCGTCGCGGGCGTAGGCGCGGCCCTGCGCCTGACGGAAGGGCAACTGGTGGACGCCTTCGGCATCGCCGGCAGCATGGCCTCCGGCATCATCGAATACCTGGCCGACGGATCCTGGACCAAACGCATGCATCCGGGCTGGGCGGCGCAATCCGGCTACCGCGCGGTGCGCCTGGCCCGGGAAGGGTTCAAGGGCCCGCGCACCGTGTTCGAAGGATCGCATGGCCTGTTCCACGGCTTCGCCAATACCGCGGCGGGCGACTTCGACGCCATGATGGCGGGCTTCGGCGCAACCTGGATCTGGCCCACCATCGCGTTCAAGCCCTATGCCTGCGGCACCATGTGCCATCCCTACATCGACTGCGCGCGCGAGTTTGGCAAGCTGGGCATCGATCCGGCCGCCATCGCCGGCATCGAATGCGAGGCCGCCGAAGGCGTGCTGCATCGCCTGTGGGAACCGCTCGACCAGAAACGTTCGCCGCCGAACGGCTACGCGGCCAAGTTCAGCGTCCCGTATGCGATCGCGGTGGCGATCGTGCGCGGGGATGCGGGGCTGCGCGAATACGACGACGTTATCGTCGAGGACCCGACGATCCTGGCGGTGGCGTCGAAGGTCTCGTACGTCGTCGATCCGCACAATCCTTATCCCCGCCAATTCACGGGGCATGTGCGCGTGCGGCTGGTCGACGGCAAGGTGCACGAATTCCGCCAGGGCTACTTCAAGGGCGGGGTCGACCACCCGCTCAGCGACGAGGACCTGACGCGCAAGTTCCAGGCGAACTGCGCGTATGGCGGACTGGCGAAGGACGATACGCAAGGCTTGCTGGCGCACGTCCACGCGCTGTTCGACAGCCCGGCCGTGGATTTCGCGCCCTTTGCCCGCTAG
- a CDS encoding PhoX family protein has translation MSRSTDDAKARSATMVSPVSPRPGQTLAEVLAVNPARRTLLKSGFGMAALSVFGGETIAATLAQAGVPGDGGTRGGSGAAASRPANGLDPEKDYSIRFQPVARSTADQVVVPPGYEVQVLFSAGDPVEAGAPAWTQGSFPAWDIAGKRAGGDHDGMHYFPLAGVDPQKGGLLAINHEQLDMQVLFPEGTFPKNTFDEKTATPDQKRLALSAVGVSVIEVEYAGGAWRVKQDSPYNRRYTGNTVYAVSGPAREKIGDKVVGTLNNCSSGATPWGTYLTCEEVTHNYFDGSQPKAGYGWVVELDPQRQILETGVKRTALGRFNHENVAWLADDARRVAFYMGDDSTPGCIYKFVPDRPFDASARSANLGLLDQGTLYVAQFNPSGEGKWIALSHGSKGLTAAEGFHSQADILVECQQAAVSAGGTVMDRPEWITVGPAKDIYVTLTNYTGRGGKAPVDEANPRAENHHGHIIRWKETDDSPLATTFKWNIFLLAGDPEQAAAQDKPALAGNIDGDDFSSPDGLRQDAAGRLWVQTDMNLGAVATPKVFGNNGMYCIDPATGVSKRFLVGPVGCELTGIAYTPDLTTFFVNIQHPTQAWPVPGQVARSSTLAIRRKDGAPIGS, from the coding sequence GTGTCCCGTTCCACCGACGATGCAAAAGCCCGTTCCGCGACGATGGTCAGCCCGGTGTCCCCGCGACCCGGCCAGACGCTGGCCGAAGTGCTGGCCGTCAATCCCGCGCGCCGCACACTGCTGAAGTCCGGCTTCGGCATGGCGGCGCTCTCCGTATTCGGTGGCGAAACCATCGCCGCCACGCTGGCCCAGGCCGGCGTGCCGGGCGATGGCGGTACGCGCGGCGGCTCGGGCGCGGCCGCATCGCGCCCGGCCAACGGCCTCGATCCCGAGAAGGACTATTCCATCAGGTTCCAGCCCGTGGCCCGTTCCACGGCCGACCAGGTCGTGGTGCCGCCGGGCTATGAGGTGCAAGTGCTGTTTTCCGCCGGGGATCCGGTCGAAGCCGGCGCGCCCGCGTGGACCCAGGGCAGCTTTCCCGCCTGGGATATCGCCGGCAAGCGCGCGGGCGGCGACCACGACGGAATGCATTACTTTCCCCTTGCGGGGGTGGACCCGCAGAAAGGCGGGCTACTGGCGATCAACCACGAGCAGCTCGACATGCAGGTGCTTTTTCCGGAAGGCACCTTCCCGAAGAACACCTTCGACGAGAAGACCGCCACGCCGGACCAGAAGCGTCTCGCCCTGTCGGCCGTCGGCGTCTCCGTGATCGAGGTCGAATACGCCGGCGGCGCGTGGCGCGTGAAGCAGGACTCGCCCTACAACCGCCGCTATACCGGCAACACCGTCTATGCCGTCAGCGGACCGGCGCGCGAGAAGATCGGCGACAAGGTGGTTGGCACGCTGAACAACTGTTCCAGCGGCGCCACGCCTTGGGGCACTTACCTGACCTGCGAAGAAGTCACGCACAACTACTTCGACGGCAGCCAGCCCAAGGCCGGCTACGGCTGGGTGGTGGAACTCGACCCCCAGCGGCAGATCCTGGAGACCGGCGTCAAGCGCACCGCGCTGGGCCGCTTCAACCACGAGAACGTGGCGTGGCTGGCCGACGACGCCCGCCGCGTGGCCTTCTACATGGGCGACGACAGCACGCCGGGCTGCATCTACAAATTCGTTCCCGATCGCCCCTTCGACGCAAGCGCCCGCTCGGCCAACCTGGGCCTGCTGGACCAGGGCACGCTGTACGTGGCGCAGTTCAACCCTTCGGGCGAAGGCAAGTGGATCGCCCTGTCGCACGGCAGCAAGGGGCTGACCGCGGCGGAGGGCTTCCACTCCCAGGCCGACATACTGGTGGAGTGCCAGCAAGCCGCCGTCTCGGCGGGCGGCACCGTCATGGACCGCCCGGAATGGATCACCGTCGGCCCGGCCAAGGACATTTACGTCACGCTGACCAACTACACCGGCCGCGGCGGCAAGGCGCCCGTGGACGAGGCCAATCCGCGCGCCGAGAACCACCACGGCCATATCATCCGCTGGAAGGAGACGGACGACTCGCCCCTGGCCACCACCTTCAAGTGGAACATCTTCCTGCTCGCGGGCGACCCCGAACAGGCGGCCGCGCAGGACAAGCCGGCGCTGGCCGGCAATATCGACGGCGATGACTTCAGCAGCCCGGACGGCCTGCGCCAGGATGCGGCGGGCAGGCTGTGGGTGCAGACCGACATGAACCTCGGGGCCGTGGCCACGCCCAAGGTGTTCGGCAACAACGGCATGTACTGCATCGATCCGGCGACCGGCGTGTCCAAGCGCTTCCTGGTGGGGCCGGTAGGCTGCGAGCTGACCGGCATCGCGTACACACCGGACCTGACCACCTTCTTCGTCAATATCCAGCACCCCACCCAGGCCTGGCCGGTGCCGGGGCAGGTCGCGCGGTCCTCCACGCTCGCCATACGCCGCAAGGACGGCGCGCCGATCGGCAGTTGA